From one Gigantopelta aegis isolate Gae_Host unplaced genomic scaffold, Gae_host_genome ctg3055_pilon_pilon:::debris, whole genome shotgun sequence genomic stretch:
- the LOC121391885 gene encoding protein mono-ADP-ribosyltransferase PARP9-like — protein sequence MSGVDTIEVQPLVKGKQLDVMVYKGDITQLSVDAIVNAANDRLAHGAGVARAIADAAGDDLLKEGNRYIREHGVISVSGVAVTTAGRLPCKKVLHAVGPAMYDYKDKRECLEDLCKTILRCLCEARNLNMSSVAIPSISS from the coding sequence ATGTCAGGTGTGGACACAATTGAAGTTCAGCCACTTGTCAAAGGAAAACAGCTTGATGTCATGGTGTACAAGGGTGATATCACTCAGCTATCAGTGGATGCTATTGTAAATGCTGCTAATGATAGGTTAGCACATGGAGCAGGAGTAGCAAGAGCTATAGCTGATGCAGCTGGTGATGACTTGCTCAAGGAAGGTAACAGGTATATTCGAGAGCATGGTGTAATCAGTGTGTCTGGTGTTGCAGTTACCACAGCTGGAAGACTACCCTGCAAGAAGGTGCTTCATGCTGTTGGACCAGCCATGTATGATTATAAGGACAAGAGagaatgtctggaagatctctGTAAAACCATACTGAGATGTCTATGTGAGGCGAGAAACCTGAATATGTCTTCTGTTGCTATTCCATCTATCAGTTCAg